The following nucleotide sequence is from Peptostreptococcaceae bacterium.
GAGGCGGCATTGGTCTCTACAGCCATTGCACATTCGCAGTAAAGGGTACGGGTTCGTTCAAACCCCTCGTTGGTTCAAATCCATTCGTTGGAGAAATAGGTAAGCTGGAAACAGTTGAGGAAATGCGGCTAGAGACTATTTTACCTTTATCTAAGCTTGAATCTATGGTGAAGGCCATAAAAGAGGTGCACCCATACGAAGAAATGGCCTACGATATAATACCTCTTGCCAACCTTCAGAAAAAGGCTGGAAACGGAAGGGTTGGAAGGCTTGATAATCCAATGTCATTGAAAATACTTCTCAAAAATTTGAAAAGTATTCTTTCTGCTGAGGCATTGAGATATACAGGTGATGAAAATAGAATAATTGATAAAGTCGGGCTTTGTACCGGAAGCGGATCGGATTTGATAAGAGAGGCTTATAGAAAAGGTGTGGACTGTTTTTTGACGGGGGATATAAAATATCATGATGCGCAGTTTGCAAGGATGAATAATATGGTCCTTGTCGACATAGGCCATTATGAAAGTGAAAACATATTTAAGTACGCTTTCAGGGAAATGCTTGTTGAAGAAATAGGAATCATTATGCAAAAATCAGACATACTGGTATCAGAAGAAGATATTAACCCGTTCAAATTTTTTAAATGAGTATTTTGACAGAAATACGTCTTTATGATATCATTAGCATTCGAATGAGTAAGTCAGACGGTCGCATATGAAAATATGAGTAAAGTCCGAGCTCCGCAGAGCAGGGTGCTGGGTAACCCCCAGTGGAGGCAACTTTAAGGATAGTGCAACAGAAATATACCG
It contains:
- a CDS encoding Nif3-like dinuclear metal center hexameric protein — protein: MKRKDLLDLLQRKFPEEYAEDWDNTGFIIDVGKNEYERILVALELTPEVLSEALGLGVDIVITHHPIIFKSIKKLSTQTVEDSMIIECIKHDISVFTIHTNCDNYEGGTNDYLSKLIGLRETEALLPLEKTYIKLVVFAPSGYVQAIRNRMGEMGGGGIGLYSHCTFAVKGTGSFKPLVGSNPFVGEIGKLETVEEMRLETILPLSKLESMVKAIKEVHPYEEMAYDIIPLANLQKKAGNGRVGRLDNPMSLKILLKNLKSILSAEALRYTGDENRIIDKVGLCTGSGSDLIREAYRKGVDCFLTGDIKYHDAQFARMNNMVLVDIGHYESENIFKYAFREMLVEEIGIIMQKSDILVSEEDINPFKFFK